A genome region from Solanum pennellii chromosome 12, SPENNV200 includes the following:
- the LOC107006944 gene encoding cell wall / vacuolar inhibitor of fructosidase 1-like, translating into MKILIFLMMFFTLVLVTNGINNLVETTCKNTPNYDLCVKTFSLDKRSEKAGDIKTLALIMVDAIKSKANQAFSIISKLRHSNPPQAWIHPLKECAFSYKVILTASIPEAIEALTKGNPKFAEDAMVGTSGDAQECENNFKSKSLPLTKLNIDVHNLSDINRAIIRNLL; encoded by the exons ATGAAGATATTAATTTTCCTAATGATGTTTTTTACTTTAGTGTTAGTAACAAATGGGATTAATAATCTAGTGGAAACAACATGCAAAAATACACCAAATTATGATTTGTGTGTGAAAACTTTCTCATTAGACAAAAGAAGTGAAAAAGCAGGAGATATTAAAACATTGGCATTAATTATGGTTGATGCTATTAAATCTAAAGCTAATCAAGCTTTTAGTATTATTTCAAAGCTTAGACATTCTAATCCTCCTCAAGCTTGGATACATCCCTTAAAGGAATGTGCATTTTCATATAAG GTAATTTTAACAGCAAGTATACCAGAAGCAATAGAAGCATTAACAAAAGGTAATCCAAAATTTGCAGAAGATGCAATGGTAGGTACTTCTGGAGATGCACAAGAAtgtgaaaataatttcaagtcTAAATCTTTACCACTTACTAAATTAAACATAGATGTTCATAATCTTTCTGATATTAATAGAGCTATTATAAGAAATTTATTGTGA
- the LOC107005357 gene encoding F-box protein At5g49610 yields MNSPYGVFPDEVILQILARLPVKSVFKTKVVCKVWYKLISDKYFTNLYNELSVKNPMVLVQISEPSSESRSSLICVDNLKGVSEFSLDFVKDRVKVRACCNGLLCLSSIPDKGVYYVCNPLTREYKLLPRSRERPITRFHPDGEASLVGLGCDLMKQKYNVVLAGYHRSFGHRPEKTFICMVYDSELNKWRKFVSLQDDQFTHMNKNQVVFINGGLHWLTDSCSCMLVLDLGTDVWRKIQLPHEISCGVRSRVYLLELDGRLSVIQIYEAWMVIWVMEDYDKEEWRMVDKVSLRCIRGMVPGIFPISQNDNFVYLATHKQVLVYQRNNRVWKEMFSVKDSSTLPLWFSAHAFRGTLFSCH; encoded by the coding sequence ATGAATTCACCATATGGGGTTTTCCCAGATGAGGTAATTCTTCAGATTCTTGCTAGATTGCCTGTTAAATCAGTTTTTAAGACAAAAGTTGTGTGTAAAGTTTGGTATAAATTGATATCTGATAAATATTTCACAAATCTTTATAATGAACTGTCAGTTAAGAATCCTATGGTGCTTGTTCAGATTAGTGAACCTTCATCAGAATCAAGATCTAGTTTGATTTGTGTTGATAATTTAAAAGGAGTTTCTGAATTTTCATTGGATTTTGTAAAAGATAGGGTCAAAGTTAGAGCTTGTTGTAATGGATTGTTATGTTTGTCTAGTATACCTGATAAAGGTGTTTATTATGTTTGTAATCCATTGACTAGAGAATATAAATTGCTTCCAAGAAGTAGGGAAAGGCCTATTACTCGGTTTCATCCGGATGGTGAGGCTAGTCttgttggtttgggttgtgatTTGATGAAACAAAAGTATAATGTGGTTTTAGCTGGTTATCATAGGTCGTTTGGTCATCGTCCTGAGAAGACGTTTATATGTATGGTTTATGATTCAGAGTTGAACAAATGGAGGAAGTTTGTGTCGTTGCAGGATGATCAGTTCACACATATGAATAAGAATCAAGTTGTGTTTATTAATGGTGGATTGCATTGGTTGACGGATAGTTGTTCGTGTATGCTTGTTCTTGATTTGGGTACTGATGTTTGGAGAAAAATTCAGTTGCCTCATGAAATTAGTTGTGGAGTTAGGAGTCGTGTTTATTTGTTGGAATTGGATGGGCGATTGTCTGTTATTCAGATATATGAGGCTTGGATGGTTATTTGGGTAATGGAGGATTACGATAAGGAAGAATGGCGAATGGTGGACAAAGTTAGCCTTAGATGCATTAGAGGGATGGTACCGGGCATTTTCCCAATAAGTCAAAATGACAACTTTGTTTACCTAGCTACACATAAGCAGGTTTTAGTTTATCAGAGAAACAACCGTGTGTGGAAGGAGATGTTCTCGGTAAAGGACAGCTCAACCTTGCCTTTATGGTTCTCAGCACATGCCTTTAGAGGCACTCTCTTTTCATGCCATTGA
- the LOC107005279 gene encoding cell wall / vacuolar inhibitor of fructosidase 1-like: MRNLFPILMLITNLSLNNDNNNNSNNNLIHATCRETPYYSLCLSILESDPRSYEAEGSDDITTLGLIMVDAVKSKSIEIMKKLKELEKSNPKWRVPLNQCYVAYNAVLRADVTVAVEALKRGVPKFAEDGMDDVVVEAQTCEFSFNYYNKSDFPISNMTRDIIELSKIAKSIIRMLL, translated from the coding sequence atgagaaatttattCCCCATATTGATGTTAATCACTAATTTATCACTCAACAacgataacaacaacaacagcaacaataatCTCATACACGCAACGTGTAGGGAGACTCCATACTACTCCCTATGTCTCTCAATCCTAGAATCCGATCCACGTAGCTACGAGGCTGAGGGTAGTGATGATATAACTACCCTAGGCCTCATCATGGTGGATGCAGTGAAATCAAAGTCTatagaaataatgaaaaagctAAAAGAGCTAGAAAAATCGAACCCTAAGTGGCGGGTCCCACTTAACCAGTGTTACGTGGCATATAACGCCGTCCTACGAGCCGATGTAACGGTAGCCGTTGAAGCCTTGAAGAGGGGTGTCCCTAAATTTGCTGAAGATGGTATGGATGATGTTGTTGTAGAAGCACAAACTTGTGAGTttagttttaattattataataaatcgGATTTTCCAATTTCTAATATGACTAGGGACATAATTGAACTCTCAAAAATTGCTAAATCCATAATTAGAATGTTATTATGA
- the LOC107007702 gene encoding serine carboxypeptidase-like 26 — MELSNPKNTINILLVVFVFLICWSNVFSRTQEDDRVIKLPGQPNSPQVSQFSGYITVNKTHGRALFYWFFQSQFDSSKKPLLLWLNGGPGCSSIGFGAAVELGPLLVQNNGAGLDFNKHSWNNEANLLFLESPVGVGFSYTNTSSDLTNLDDTFAAEDAYNFLVNWLERFPDFKNREFFISGESYAGHYVPQLAELVYNRNNDSKKYPYINLKGFIVGNPETNDYYDYKGILEYAWSHAILYYSEYQKAKQVCNFKVSYWSDACNDAMQVLWDKYNEIDIYNIYGPRCPVNTSSSSASDIVDTNDSSQIKAPNYGFRRMKRIPGGYDPCYTSFTEKYFNRLDVQIALHASTEGIQARKQWKSCSDPIFRTYNYNVFSILPVYERLIKGGLKIWIFSGDVDGRVPVIGTRDCVEALNLTLKSPWHSWFLNKQVAGRVVEYEGLTFVTVRGAGHLVPLYKPSEGLALIHSFLTGEELPSHR; from the exons ATGGAACTTTCAAATCCAAAGAACACAATAAACATATTGTTAGTTGTATTTGTGTTCCTCATTTGTTGGAGTAATGTTTTTTCAAGAACTCAAGAAGATGACAGAGTAATAAAGCTGCCAGGGCAACCCAATAGTCCACAAGTTTCACAATTTTCTGGTTACATTACAGTCAATAAAACTCATGGAAGGGCTCTTTTTTACTGGTTTTTTCAATCTCAGTTTGATTCTTCCAAGAAACCCCTTCTCCTTTGGCTTAATGGTG GACCTGGCTGCTCTTCAATTGGATTTGGCGCTGCTGTGGAGTTGGGACCTCTGCTAGTTCAAAACAATGGAGCTGGTCTGGACTTCAACAAGCATTCTTGGAATAACG AAGCCAATTTGCTGTTTTTGGAATCTCCAGTTGGGGTGGGATTCTCTTACACCAATACATCCTCCGATTTAACCAACTTAGATGACACCTTTGCTG CTGAAGATGCTTATAATTTCTTGGTGAATTGGCTGGAAAGGTTCCCCGATTTCAAGAACCGAGAATTTTTCATATCAGGAGAGAGCTATGCAG GACACTATGTGCCGCAGTTGGCAGAGCTCGTATACAACCGAAATAACGACAGCAAAAAGTATCCTTACATTAATCTCAAAGGTTTCATC GTTGGAAATCCTGAAACGAACGATTACTATGATTATAAAGGGATATTGGAATATGCTTGGAGCCATGCAATACTATACTATTCGGAGTATCAGAAAGCCAAACAAGTATGCAATTTCAAGGTCTCCTACTGGTCCGACGCCTGTAATGATGCCATGCAAGTGTTATGGgataaatataatgaaattgacATCTACAACATTTATGGTCCCAGGTGTCCCGTGAACACTTCCTCTTCTTCAGCTAGTGATATCGTTGATACAAATGATTCTTCTCAAATCAAG GCACCTAATTATGGGTTCAGGAGGATGAAACGAATTCCGGGGGGTTATGACCCCTGCTATACTTCATTCACCGAAAAGTATTTCAACCGATTAGATGTTCAAATTGCTCTTCACGCGAGCACTGAAGGAATTCAAGCTAGAAAACAATGGAAAAGTTGCAG TGATCCTATATTCCGCACATACAACTACAATGTATTCTCTATCTTGCCAGTATACGAAAGGCTCATCAAAGGGGGACTGAAGATTTGGATTTTTAG tggcGATGTAGATGGACGAGTGCCAGTAATTGGGACGAGAGACTGCGTTGAAGCTCTTAATCTGACTCTGAAATCTCCATGGCATTCTTGGTTTCTCAATAAGCAG GTAGCAGGACGGGTAGTAGAGTACGAAGGGCTGACATTCGTGACAGTAAGAGGAGCCGGTCATCTAGTACCTCTATACAAGCCAAGTGAAGGTCTAGCCCTCATCCATTCTTTCTTAACTGGTGAAGAACTTCCATCTCATAGATAA
- the LOC107005807 gene encoding nuclear poly(A) polymerase 3-like translates to MEFDNFETQIIIDLIGAVNHPLSCRPTTQIGLANSNIQKFRDFNQNPQIFLGFQPNPDVILRMEIERSMSLLQVMVNEGLVPCEEEEMKRRNAIDKLKKIVVEWVKTVTYQRGLPKKYLKFASGTILTYGSYGLGVYNSESDIDALCVGPYFATIAEDFFIVLHNMLASRPEVSEIHCVKDAKVPLMRFKFDGISIDLPYARLKVISIPENVDVFNPFFLKNIDDTSWKSLSGVRANRSILHLVPNIEVFQAVLRCIKLWAKRRGVYANLLGFFGGIHLAVLSAFICQRHPSASLSALILLLFKTFALWPWPTPVILQDQIARPFIPTHDKVSWMPIQLPCSPYEFCHSNITRSTFYKIRTEFLRGHMLTKDMLSPDFDWNILFEPFPYSRKYGLFVKIFLSACDKDELGDWVGWVKSRFRCLLVKLEELLGFCDPNPTEYVDTDASEPNVIFYWGLPTGRADLINADLVEEYFLKSIDHGLNQVSTGTMKLSIVKAYQLPKKADQLNALERKNSKPCWRVVDGNRKKTPPQPKYKPHCAESAGDYLPTNENPEFPSAGG, encoded by the exons ATggaatttgataattttgaaaccCAAATCATTATTGATCTTATTGGAGCTGTTAATCATCCTTTATCATGCCGACCCACAACACAAATTGGGTTGGCAAACtctaatattcaaaaatttaggGATTTCAATCAAAACCCACAAATATTTCTGGGTTTTCAACCAAACCCAGATGTGATTTTGAGAATGGAAATTGAAAGATCAATGTCCCTGCTTCAG gTGATGGTAAATGAGGGTTTAGTGCCTTGTGAAGAAGAGGAAATGAAGAGGAGAAATGCTATTGACAAGCTCAAAAAG ATAGTAGTGGAGTGGGTTAAAACGGTGACTTACCAACGAGGTCTTCCAAAAAAGTACCTTAAGTTTGCCTCTGGGACAATATTGACATATGGATCGTATGGTCTAGGA GTTTATAATTCAGAGTCAGATATTGATGCTTTGTGTGTTGGTCCTTACTTTGCCACTATAGCT GAAGACTTTTTCATCGTTCTGCATAACATGCTTGCAAGCAGGCCCGAAGTATCAGAAATACACTGTGTCAAGGATGCAAAAGTACCTCTAATGCGATTCAAATTTGATGGGATATCCATTGATCTTCCCTATGCACGACTTAAAGTAATATCTATCCCCGAG AATGTGGACGTATTTAATCCGTTCTTCCTTAAGAATATTGACGACACAAGCTGGAAAAGTTTGTCCGGTGTGCGTGCCAATAGGAGCATTCTACATCTTGTGCCAAACATAGAG GTATTCCAAGCAGTGCTGCGTTGCATCAAATTATGGGCTAAAAGACGTGGAGTTTATGCAAAT TTGCTTGGATTCTTCGGAGGAATTCACTTGGCAGTGCTTTCAGCATTTATTTGCCAAAGACATCCAAGTGCTAGCTTAAGCGCACTCATTTTACTTCTGTTCAAAACATTTGCCTTGTGGCCTTGGCCAACTCCCGTAATTCTGCAAGACCAGATAGCTAGGCCATTCATTCCGACTCATGATAAGGTCTCGTGGATGCCAATCCAGTTACCATGCAGCCCGTATGAATTTTGTCATTCCAACATAACCCGAAGCACATTCTATAAAATCAGGACAGAGTTCCTAAGAGGACATATGTTGACTAAG GATATGTTAAGCCCAGATTTTGATTGGAATATCCTTTTTGAGCCTTTTCCTTATTCAAGAAAATATGGACTATTCGTTAAAATTTTCCTTTCCGCTTGTGACAAAGATGAGCTAGGAGACTGGGTAGGTTGGGTCAAGTCACGTTTTCGCTGCTTACTAGTCAAG CTGGAGGAGTTATTGGGTTTTTGTGACCCGAATCCAACTGAATATGTTGACACAGATGCATCAGAGCCAAATGTCATCTTTTACTGGGGATTACCAACTGGTAGAGCTGATCTAATAAACGCTGATCTCGTGGAAGAGTACTTTCTGAAGAGCATCGATCATGGATTGAATCAAGTCTCAACTGGAACGATGAAGTTATCGATTGTGAAAGCATATCAGTTGCCTAAAAAAGCTGATCAGCTTAATGCTCTCGAACGAAAGAACTCTAAGCCATGCTGGAGGGTTGTTGATGGCAATCGAAAAAAAACTCCTCCACAGCCCAAGTATAAACCTCATTGTGCTGAATCTGCTGGTGATTACTTGCCTACAAACGAAAATCCCGAGTTCCCTAGTGCTGGGGGATAG
- the LOC107005280 gene encoding cell wall / vacuolar inhibitor of fructosidase 1-like produces the protein MKILIFLIMFLAMLLVTSGNNNLVETTCKNTPNYNLCVKTLSLDKRSEKAGDITTLALIMIDAIKSKANQAANTISKLRHSNPPQAWKDPLKNCAFSYKVILTASMPEAIEALTKGDPKFAEDGMVGSSGDAQECEEYFKAKTIKYSPLSKLNIDVHELSDVGRAIVRNLL, from the exons atgaaaattttgattttcctAATAATGTTTCTTGCTATGTTGCTAGTAACAAGTGGGAATAATAATCTAGTAGAGACAAcatgcaagaacacaccaaattATAATTTGTGTGTGAAAACTTTGTCTTTAGACAAAAGAAGTGAAAAAGCAGGAGATATTACAACATTAGCATTAATTATGATTGATGCTATTAAATCTAAAGCTAATCAAGCTGCTAATACAATTTCAAAACTTAGGCATTCTAATCCTCCTCAAGCTTGGAAAGATCCTTTGAAGAATTGTGCCTTTTCATATAAG GTAATTTTAACAGCAAGTATGCCAGAAGCAATAGAAGCATTAACAAAAGGTGATCCAAAATTTGCAGAAGATGGAATGGTTGGTTCTTCTGGTGATGCACAAGAATGTGAAGAATATTTTAAAGCTAAAACTATTAAATATTCACCActttctaaattaaatatagatgTTCATGAACTTTCTGATGTTGGTAGAGCTATTGTAAGAAATTTATTGTAA